The following DNA comes from Streptomyces sp. Ag109_O5-10.
GAACGCGGCCGGGATGCGCACGCTGCCGCCGCCGTCCGTGCCGAGGGAGAGCGGACCCGCGCCCAGGGCGACGGCCGCCGCGCTGCCGCCGCTCGAACCGCCCGCGGTGCGGGAGACGTCGTACGGGTTGCGGGTGACCCCGGAGAGCGGGGAGTCGGTCACGCCCTTCCAGCCGAACTCGGGTGTGGTGGTCTTCCCGACGAACACCGCGCCGTGCTCGCGCAGCCGGGCGACGGACGGCGCGTCCTCGTCCCAACTCCCGGTCTCCGCGATCGTCTTCGAGCCGCGCAGGGTCGGGTGGCCGCGCATCAGGAGGATGTCCTTGACCGTCACCGGCACGCCGTCGAGCAGGCCCCGCGGCTCGCCCCGCCGCCACCGCTCCTCCGACGCCCGCGCCTGCGCCAGGGCGTCCTCCTCGGTGAGCCGGACGAAGGCGTTGACCTCCGGCTGGATCCGCGCCGCCCGCTCCAGGACCGCCCGGACCGCCGCCACCGGGCCGAACTCGCCCTTGCGGTAACCGTCGAGGAGCTGCCGGGCGGTGAGGTCGGTGAGCTGCATGAGGGGCACCCTCCCGGGAGTCAGTGACCGCGTACGTAACCGCGCTTCTTGTCCACCACGTTCAGCAGGGACCTGCCCGCCGCCCACCGCTCGTACAACTCCACGAACTGGGAGCCCAGTTCGTCCCGCCAGCCCACTGTGTCCCCGCTCATGTGGGGCGAGACCAGCAGGCCCGGCACGTTCCACAACGGGCTGTCGGCGGGCAGCGGCTCGGTCGCGAAGACGTCCAGGGCCGCGGCGGCGATCCAGCGCCGGGTCAGCGCCCGGACCAGGGCCTCCTCGTCGACCAGCCCGCCCCGGCCGACGTTGATGAAGCAGGCCGACGGCTGCATCACGCCGAAGCGGTGCGCGTCGAACATGCCGTACGTCTGCTCGGTCAGCGGAGCGGCGGCGATGACCCAGTCCGCGCGGGACATCAGCCGGTCCAGGTCGTCCGGGCCGTGGATGCCGGTGCGCGGGACGCGGCCGACGAGGGCCGTGGTGACGCCGAGCGCCTTGAGGGCGCGGACGATCGCCCTGCCGATCGGCCCGGAACCGACCACGCACGCGCGCGTGCCGGCCACCCGGCGCGCCTCGCGGTGCCGCCAGGTCCGCTCCCGCTGGAGGTCCAGGGTCCGGGGCAGGTCCTTGGCGACGGCCAGTACCAGCGCGGCCACGTACTCGGCGATGGGCGCGTCGAAGACCCCGCGCGCGTTGGTGACGACCGTGTCGGACGCGGCCAGCTCCGGGCACATCAGATGGTCGACGCCCGCGCTCGCCGTGTGCACCCAGCCCGGCCGGGGCCCCTCGCCGGGCCAGGCCTCGCGGACGGCGGGCGAGGCGAAGTCCCAGACGAGCAGGACGTCCGCCGCCGGCAGCCGCGCCGCCAGGCCCGCCGCGTCGGTGTGCACGATCCGGGCGCGGCCGGTGAGCCGGCCGAGCCGCGGGGGCGGGTCGGCGTCGAGGACCAGCAGAGTGGGCACGGGCGGTGTCATTCGGGGCGGTCTCCCGGTGTCCGACAGTGTCTGACATGGGCGGACGGAACGTCTCGGATGCGCGGATTGACCACGCTGGCACCCGAACCTACCTTCGTCAACACGGGCGTATCCGTCGACCGTTGCCCCTCGCTCTCCCACCTGAGGCCGGTGACTTCCCATGGACGTCTCCTTTCTGGGCGGACCTCGTCCCCAGCGCGGTGTCGGCGTCGTGGCGCCCTTCGACTTCGCGCTCGACCGTGAGCTGTGGCGATGGGTGCCGGACGACGTCTCCCTGCATCTGACCAGGACACCGTTCGTGCCGGTCGAGGTCAGCCTGGACCTGGCCCGGCTGGTCAGCGAGCACGAGACCCTCGGCGAGGCGGTACGCGCGCTGACCGCGGTCGCGCCCGAGGTCGTCGCCTACGCCTGCACCTCCGGCAGCTTCGTCGGCGGCATCGCGGGCGAGCGGGCGATGTGCGAGGCGATGGCCCGCTCCGGCGCGGTGCCCGCCCTCACCACCTCCGGGGCGCTCCTCGACGCGCTGACCGAGCTGGGCGTACGACGGCTGGCGCTGGTCACGCCCTACACGGTCTCGGTGACCCGGGTCCTGGAGGAGTACGTGGCGGAGGCGGGCGTACAGGTCGCCGGCTGCGCGTTCATGGGTCTGACCAGGCACATCTGGCAGGTGCCGTACCGGGACGTGGTGGCCATGGCCCGGCAGGCGGTACGGCCCGGGGCCGCCGACGCCCTGTTCATCTCCTGCACCAACCTCTCCACCTACGACGTCATCCCCCAGCTGGAGGCCGAGCTGCGGATACCCGTCCTGTCGGCCAACCAGGTCACGATGTGGGCGGCGCTGCGCAGGCTGGGTACCCGAGCGGTGGGCCCTTATCAGGCGCTGATCCGTCACCTGGACGAATCGGCGGCGCGTGACTGGCCCGTACTGCCGGAAGAACAGCAGGAAGGGTGGACATGACAGCGCTCGGACTCCTCTATCCGGGACACTCCGCGGAGGACGACTACCCCCGTATCGAACAGCTCCTCGGCAGCGACATCCGGGTGGACGTCGTCCACACCGACATCGGCGAGGACGCGCACCGGGTGGACGCGCTCCGCGAGATGGGGACCGAGGAACGGCTGGCCGCCGGGGTGGCGGAGCTACGGCTCGCGGGTGCGGACGCGGTGGTGTGGGCGTGCACCAGCGGCAGCTTCGTGTACGGCTGGGAGGGCGCCCAGCAGCAGGTCCGGGCGCTCGCCATGGCGGCCGGGATGCCCGCGTCGTCCACCTCCTTCGCGTTCGTGCACGCGGCGCGGGAACTCGGGGTACGGCGGGTGGCGGTCGGCGCGACCTACCCCGAGGACGTGGCGTCCCTCTTCGCCGAGTTCCTCCGGGCCGGAGGCCTGGAGGTGACCGGCGTGCGGTCCTCGGGGATAGTGACGGCGGCGGAGGTGGGGACGTGGGGTGAGGAGGAGGTCCTGACCCTGGCGCGGGCCGCGGACGTGGGGGAGGCCGAGGCGGTCCTCCTCCCGGACACGGCACTGCACACGGCGGCCCACGTGTCCCTCCTGGAGAAGGCCCTCTCCAAGCCGGTGCTCACGGCGAACCAGGTGACCGTCTGGGAGGGCCTCCGCCTGGCCGACCGCCGGGTCAACGCCCCGTCCCTCGGCACCCTCTTCACCCGCGAACCGATCGTCCAGGCCTGACACAGCCCCCACACCACGGGGCTCCGCCCCCGGCCCCCCGAAATCCTTCGCCCACCCACCCCCCGACTCGGTCGGCTGAGACGAGAGAAGGGCAAGACACGGTCGGCCGATGCGCCGGACCCTGCACCCACCCCCCGACCCGGTCGGCTGAGATGTGCGGAGAGCGGGAGGCACGGGCGGCCGGAAGACCGGATCCTCCGCCTCCCACCCCCGACCCGGTCGGCTGAGATGTGCGGAGAGCGGGAGGCACGGGCGGCCGGAAGACCGGATCCTCCGCCCACCCCACCCCACCCTCGACCCGGTCGGCTGAGACGCGAGGGGCGGGGAGCACGGGGCGGCCGGAAGACCGGATCCTCCGCCCACCCCACCCACCCCCGACCCGGTCGGCTGAGACGCGAGGGGCGGGGAGTACGGGCGGCCGAAGGGTGAGGGGCGGGCCTGGCGGCGCTCTGCGGTGCCGGGTGGCGCAGTGGGCCGAGGGGCGCGGGGAACTGCGCGAACAGCCCCCACTCAGTCGCGGTCGTGCCAGGACGGGAAGCGCCGGAATAACCGGAGACATCCTCCTGTTAACGCCGGGAGGACAGCTCACGGCCGCAAAACAGGAGGCTCTCACCGTGTCGGCAGACGAGATCCGGGGCATCACGCACGGGACGGCCCCCGTCCCTCTCTCCGTACTGGACCTGGTGACCGTCGGCACGGGCAGTACCGCCACCGACGCCCTGCGCACCAGCGCCTCGCTCGCGCGGCTCACCGAGTCGCGCGGCTTCCACCGGTACTGGGTCGCCGAGCACCACTCGATGCCCGGCGTGGCCTCCTCCTCACCCGCCGTGATCCTCGCGAACCTCGCCGCCCACACCGAGCGGATCCGGCTCGGGTCGGGCGGTGTGATGCTCCCCAACCACGCGCCGCTCGTGATCGCCGAGCAGTTCGGCACGCTGGAGGCGCTGGCGCCGGGGCGGGTCGACCTGGGGCTCGGGCGGGCGCCGGGCACCGACGGCGCCACCGCCGCCGCCCTGCGCCGGACCCCGACCCTCAACGAGGGCGCCGACGACTTCCCCCAGCAGCTCGCCGAGCTGCTCCGGTTCCTGGACGACGACTTCCCGGACGGGCACCCGTACCGGAAGATCCACGCCATCCCCGGGCCCGTCCAGGCCACCACCCCCGGCGGGGTGCAGTCGCCGCACCGCCCGCCCGTCTGGCTGCTCGGCTCCTCCGGGTTCAGCGCCCGGCTCGCCGGCATGCTCGGGCTGCCGTTCGCCTTCGCGCACCACTTCTCCGCGCAGAACACCGTCCCGGCCCTCGACCTGTACCGCGAGTCCTTCAGCCCGTCCGCAGTCCTCGACGAGCCCTACGCCCTCATCGGCGTGTCCGTCCTCGCCGTGGACGAGGAGCGCGAGGCGCGGCGGCAGGTGCGGGCCGGTGCGGTGAACATGCTGCGGCTGCGCACCGGGCGGCCCGGCCTGTTCCCCGACCCCGACGACGTCGAGAAGCACGAGTTCTCCCCGATGGAGGAGGAGTTCGTGCACTCCTGGACCGCCAACATCGTGCACGGCACCGCCGACGAGGTCCGCGCCGGCCTCGACGACCTGCAGAAGCGCACCGGCGCCGACGAGCTGATGCTCACCACCCACGCCCACCGCGGCGAGCTGCGCCTGCGCTCCTACGAACTGGTCGCCGACGCCTACGGTTTGCCGGCCGGGGCGTCCGCGTAGGTCCCGGTGTCCAGCAGCTCGGAGATACGATCCGCCGTCACCGGCCGGGAGTAGAGCCACCCCTGGCCGGTGTCGCAGCCGATGTGGCGGAGCCGGGAGGCCTGCGCCGAGGTCTCGACGCATTCCGCGGTGACGGTGAGCCCCAGGCGGTGGGCCAGCTGGATCATCGCCTCCACCACCACCTCGTCGGCCGGGTTGGGGCGGTCGCCCGGGTCGTCGTACTGGAAGCCCCGGACGAAGGAACCGTCCAGCTTGAGGACCGACACCGGGAGCCGGCTCAGGTACGCCAGGTTCGAGTAGCCGGTGCCGAAGTCGTCGATGGCGATGCGCACCCCCATGTCGCTGAGGGCCTGGAGGGCCTGGAGCGGGCGGCCCGCCGAGCCCATGACCGCCGACTCCGTCAGCTCCAGCTGGAGCAGGTGCGGGGCCAGACCGGTCTCGGCCAGCGTCTCCGCCACGTCCGCGACCAGGTCGGAGTCCCAGACCTGGCGGACCGCCACGTTCACACTGACGAAGATCGGCGGCTCGCCGGGGTGGTCCAGCTGCCAGCGGCGGGCCTGCCGGCAGGCGGTGGTCAGGGCCCAGCGGCCGAGCGGGACGATCGAGCCGTCCTCCTCCGCCAATCCGATGAACCGATTCGGCGCTAGTGTGCCGAACTCCGGGTGGTGCCAGCGGACAAGGGCTTCGACCCCGCTGAGCCGGCCGTCCCCCATGCCCACCAGCGGCTGGTACTCCAGCACGAACTCGCCGCGCTCGATGGCCGGGCGGAGGGTGGAGGAGAGCGCCTGCCGGGTCACCAGGTGGGCGTTGCGCTCCGGGTCGAACAGCGTCCAGCGGGACTTGCCGTCGGCCTTCGCCCAGTACAGCGTCGTGTCGGCGGCCTGCATCAGGCCGGTGGCGGTGGTGCCGGCGGCGTGCCGCTCCACCACCCCGATCGACGCCGACAGCGACAGCCGTTGACCGGCCAGGTCGAACGGCGCCTGGAGGGCCGCGAGGGCGGACTCCGCGAGGTCGGCCAGCTGCTCCGTGCCCGTGGAGTCCTCGACCAGCAGGGCGAACTCGTCGCCGCCGAGCCGGGCCACCAGCGGCGCCCCGGCCCGCGCGAAGCCGGCCTCGTCGGCGACCCGGGTCAGCCGTTCGGCGACGGCCGCCAGCAGGCGGTCGCCGACCCGGTGGCCGAGGGTGTCGTTGACCGCCTTGAAGCCGTCCAGGTCCAGGTAGCACAGGCCGATCCGGCCGGTGCCGCTCTGCTCGTACGACTCCGCCTCCAGCGCGGCCGACAGCCGCTCGAAGAACAGCGTCCGGTTGGGCAGCCGGGTCACCGGGTCGTGCATCTGCAAGTGCCGCAGCCGGGCCTGGAGTTCGCGGCGGGCACTGATGTCGGAGACCGAGATCAGCACGCCCGGCACGTCCTTGGCCAGCGGGGCGATGGTGACCTGGGTCCAGACCGAGTGCCCGTCGGGGTGCTTCAGCCGGCGGGTGCAGCGCAGCCTGGCCTGCCGGCCGCGCAGTACCTCACGGTAGGCGTGCCAGGTACGGGCGTCGGAGGCCAGGTCCACCAGGTCCGCGGCGATCCGCCCGGGCAGCCCGGCCTGATCGGCGCCGATCAGGGTGGCGAACGCCTCGTTGGCGGCGGTGACCAGCCCTTCGCGGTCGACCATGGCCATGGGCAGCGCGGCGGCCGCGAAGGCGTGCTCGTAGGTCGCCGGCGCTGTCTGCGCGTCTGTCGTTTCGTCTGTCTTCTCGTACGACTTCCGGTAGGTATTGTCACTCTCTGTGACGGCTGACCGGTCGAGGTCTGCCGCGGGCGTCGGCCCTTCGGACGTTCCGCTCACCGCTCGCTCCCGCAGTGCACTCGATCTCTGTCCGTGCAGGAAAGTGTGCCGATCATAGAGGCTGGCCCGAGGGCCTTCCAGCCACTGTCCAGTGTCCCCGATGAACCGGGGATTCTGACAGATCGTTTCTGCCCGCACCTGGACGGGTTCTTGAGCCGTGCGACCACTTGTGACGTTCCGTTAGCGTCCCGGGGTGTCGGCCGTTCGGGTCTGCCTGTGGTGAGCAGGTGGCTCCTCACCCTTCTGGTGCAGATAAACAGGTCATAAGGTGACAAACTCACAGAGGCTGGGTGCGGTGTCCCGCGAACCGCCTCCGGAGGTCCTTCCGTGCCGCGTCTCCTGCTGCGCAGTTCCGCCGCCGTGTTCACCACGATGTCGGCGCTCGTCGCCACGACGATCCTGACCGGGCCGTCGTCCGCCGAGCCGTTCTCCACGGCCCCCTGCGCCCTGCACCGCACCGACGCGCACCACTCCGAGGGCGTCGACACCTGGAACCCCGACTACACGCGCCCCACCCACCCGCTTTCGGCCGTGATGGTGTTCCTCTCCTTCCCGGACGCGGTCCCGCGGACCACCCCCGCGGAGCTGGTCGCCGACCACT
Coding sequences within:
- a CDS encoding bifunctional diguanylate cyclase/phosphodiesterase, producing the protein MSGTSEGPTPAADLDRSAVTESDNTYRKSYEKTDETTDAQTAPATYEHAFAAAALPMAMVDREGLVTAANEAFATLIGADQAGLPGRIAADLVDLASDARTWHAYREVLRGRQARLRCTRRLKHPDGHSVWTQVTIAPLAKDVPGVLISVSDISARRELQARLRHLQMHDPVTRLPNRTLFFERLSAALEAESYEQSGTGRIGLCYLDLDGFKAVNDTLGHRVGDRLLAAVAERLTRVADEAGFARAGAPLVARLGGDEFALLVEDSTGTEQLADLAESALAALQAPFDLAGQRLSLSASIGVVERHAAGTTATGLMQAADTTLYWAKADGKSRWTLFDPERNAHLVTRQALSSTLRPAIERGEFVLEYQPLVGMGDGRLSGVEALVRWHHPEFGTLAPNRFIGLAEEDGSIVPLGRWALTTACRQARRWQLDHPGEPPIFVSVNVAVRQVWDSDLVADVAETLAETGLAPHLLQLELTESAVMGSAGRPLQALQALSDMGVRIAIDDFGTGYSNLAYLSRLPVSVLKLDGSFVRGFQYDDPGDRPNPADEVVVEAMIQLAHRLGLTVTAECVETSAQASRLRHIGCDTGQGWLYSRPVTADRISELLDTGTYADAPAGKP
- a CDS encoding LLM class flavin-dependent oxidoreductase; this translates as MSADEIRGITHGTAPVPLSVLDLVTVGTGSTATDALRTSASLARLTESRGFHRYWVAEHHSMPGVASSSPAVILANLAAHTERIRLGSGGVMLPNHAPLVIAEQFGTLEALAPGRVDLGLGRAPGTDGATAAALRRTPTLNEGADDFPQQLAELLRFLDDDFPDGHPYRKIHAIPGPVQATTPGGVQSPHRPPVWLLGSSGFSARLAGMLGLPFAFAHHFSAQNTVPALDLYRESFSPSAVLDEPYALIGVSVLAVDEEREARRQVRAGAVNMLRLRTGRPGLFPDPDDVEKHEFSPMEEEFVHSWTANIVHGTADEVRAGLDDLQKRTGADELMLTTHAHRGELRLRSYELVADAYGLPAGASA
- a CDS encoding D-2-hydroxyacid dehydrogenase; the encoded protein is MTPPVPTLLVLDADPPPRLGRLTGRARIVHTDAAGLAARLPAADVLLVWDFASPAVREAWPGEGPRPGWVHTASAGVDHLMCPELAASDTVVTNARGVFDAPIAEYVAALVLAVAKDLPRTLDLQRERTWRHREARRVAGTRACVVGSGPIGRAIVRALKALGVTTALVGRVPRTGIHGPDDLDRLMSRADWVIAAAPLTEQTYGMFDAHRFGVMQPSACFINVGRGGLVDEEALVRALTRRWIAAAALDVFATEPLPADSPLWNVPGLLVSPHMSGDTVGWRDELGSQFVELYERWAAGRSLLNVVDKKRGYVRGH
- a CDS encoding aspartate/glutamate racemase family protein, with amino-acid sequence MDVSFLGGPRPQRGVGVVAPFDFALDRELWRWVPDDVSLHLTRTPFVPVEVSLDLARLVSEHETLGEAVRALTAVAPEVVAYACTSGSFVGGIAGERAMCEAMARSGAVPALTTSGALLDALTELGVRRLALVTPYTVSVTRVLEEYVAEAGVQVAGCAFMGLTRHIWQVPYRDVVAMARQAVRPGAADALFISCTNLSTYDVIPQLEAELRIPVLSANQVTMWAALRRLGTRAVGPYQALIRHLDESAARDWPVLPEEQQEGWT
- a CDS encoding aspartate/glutamate racemase family protein, with protein sequence MTALGLLYPGHSAEDDYPRIEQLLGSDIRVDVVHTDIGEDAHRVDALREMGTEERLAAGVAELRLAGADAVVWACTSGSFVYGWEGAQQQVRALAMAAGMPASSTSFAFVHAARELGVRRVAVGATYPEDVASLFAEFLRAGGLEVTGVRSSGIVTAAEVGTWGEEEVLTLARAADVGEAEAVLLPDTALHTAAHVSLLEKALSKPVLTANQVTVWEGLRLADRRVNAPSLGTLFTREPIVQA